One segment of Ziziphus jujuba cultivar Dongzao chromosome 12, ASM3175591v1 DNA contains the following:
- the LOC107428877 gene encoding UDP-glycosyltransferase 708G1, with protein sequence MAFSGDKLPVGKETHIALFPSSGMGHLTPFLRLASLLLHHHCRVTLITTNPTVSHAESRLVSRFLSSYPQVTQIHFNLLPLDLSTVNSTDPFWIQSETIRRSAHLLSPLLSSVSSPPLSGLISDVMLVSYVLPVAQTLRLPNYILFTSSARMFSFFAYLPTITSISNVGSVFDGEDLHIPGINAPLPRSSIPPLLLIQNSLFADMFFSDSLKLSKLDGVLINSFKGLETESLETLRSRKLMEDLPPVFAVGPFEPCEFEKEEEDSHSDSDSSTALAKWLDEKPDGSVVYISFGSRTALSKDQTREVGDGLVKSGFKFLWVVKNKRVDKEEKEGDLEEVIGEELMEKIKENGFVVKNWVDQGKILGHKAVGGFVSHCGWNSVVEAAINGVRVLAWPQHGDQKINAEVVEGSGLGMWVRNWGWGGEKVVKGDEIGEKVREMMESQSLKLKARDVGEEAMKVAEAGGNREEMFKELIGDLKRKL encoded by the coding sequence ATGGCATTTTCCGGTGATAAGCTCCCCGTCGGAAAAGAAACCCACATAGCTCTTTTCCCGAGCTCCGGCATGGGTCACCTGACCCCTTTCCTCCGCCTTGCTTCTTTGCTTCTCCATCACCATTGTCGAGTTACACTCATCACCACCAACCCAACCGTTTCACACGCCGAGTCTCGCCTCGTTTCTCGCTTCCTTTCATCTTATCCCCAAGTTACTCAAATCCACTTCAATCTTCTTCCTCTCGACCTTTCCACCGTCAATTCCACCGACCCATTTTGGATCCAATCCGAGACCATCCGTCGCTCCGCTCACCTTCTCTCTCCTCTGCTCTCTTCCGTATCTTCCCCGCCTCTCTCCGGTCTCATCTCCGACGTCATGTTGGTTTCCTATGTTCTTCCTGTTGCACAGACTCTTCGTCTTCCTAACTATATTCTCTTCACTTCCTCTGCTAGaatgttttctttctttgcttACTTACCCACCATCACTTCGATTTCTAATGTCGGCTCTGTTTTTGATGGTGAAGATTTGCATATCCCAGGCATTAATGCGCCATTACCCAGATCATCAATTCCTCCATTGCTTCTAATCCAAAACAGTCTTTTCGCTGACATGTTCTTCAGTGACAGTTTGAAACTTTCGAAACTAGATGGGGTTTTGATCAATTCCTTCAAAGGGCTTGAAACAGAGTCTTTGGAAACTTTGCGTAGCAGAAAATTAATGGAGGATTTGCCTCCGGTTTTCGCTGTAGGACCTTTCGAGCCTTGCGAGtttgaaaaggaagaagaagattcTCATTCTGATTCTGATTCATCCACTGCACTTGCCAAGTGGCTGGATGAGAAACCAGATGGATCCGTGGTTTATATCAGTTTCGGAAGCAGAACGGCTCTGTCTAAGGATCAAACGAGAGAGGTCGGAGATGGGTTGGTGAAAAGTGGGTTTAAGTTTTTGTGGGTGGTGAAGAATAAACGGGTAGATAAGGAAGAAAAAGAGGGTGATCTTGAGGAAGTTATTGGAGAGGAATTAATGGAGAAGATTAAGGAAAATGGGTTTGTGGTGAAGAACTGGGTTGATCAAGGGAAAATATTGGGTCATAAAGCTGTAGGTGGGTTTGTGAGCCATTGTGGATGGAACTCAGTGGTTGAAGCTGCCATTAATGGTGTCAGAGTTCTTGCTTGGCCTCAACATGGAGACCAGAAGATAAATGCAGAAGTTGTGGAAGGAAGTGGGCTTGGGATGTGGGTGAGAAATTGGGGTTGGGGTGGAGAAAAGGTAGTGAAAGGGGATGAGATTGGTGAGAAAGTTAGAGAGATGATGGAGAGCCAAAGTTTGAAGTTGAAAGCTAGAGATGTTGGAGAGGAAGCCATGAAAGTTGCTGAAGCTGGTGGGAATCGTGAAGAAATGTTCAAGGAACTGATTGGGGATTTGAAGAGGAAATTATGA
- the LOC107428886 gene encoding uncharacterized protein LOC107428886, giving the protein MDMEIDPPKEAELQLKDEDLLKAAETGDSSAFRGLPKDRLSKALSFRNEDGRSLLHVAASSCHSEVVKVLADVDEAAKTINSIDEEGWAPLHSAASIGNSEIVETLLSKGADVNLKNNGGRTALHYAASKGWLKIAEALVTHGAKINLKDKVGCTPLHRAASTGNSELCEFLIEEGAEVDAVDKSGQTPLMNAVICHNKEVSLLLIRHGADVDVEDKEGYTVLGRAADDFRPILIDAAKAMLEG; this is encoded by the exons ATGGACATGGAGATTGATCCTCCAAAGGAAGCGGAACTCCAACTCAAAGACGAAGACCTCTTAAAGGCTGCTGAAACCGGCGATTCCTCGGCCTTCAGAGGTCTCCCTAAGGACCGCCTCTCTAAAGCGCTCTCTTTCAGGAACGAGGACGGTCGGTCGCTCCTCCATGTCGCCGCGTCTTCATGTCACTCCGAG GTGGTGAAGGTATTAGCAGATGTGGATGAAGCAGCGAAGACGATTAACAGTATAGATGAAGAAGGATGGGCACCCCTTCATTCTGCAGCCAGTATTGGGAATTCAGAAATAGTGGAAACTTTACTAAGCAAGG GAGCTGATGTTAATTTAAAGAACAATGGAGGTCGCACTGCTCTTCATTATGCTGCCAGCAAAGGGTGGTTGAAGATTGCTGAAGCCCTGGTAACGCATGGGGCAAAGATTAACCTGAAGGACAAG GTGGGTTGCACCCCATTACATCGAGCAGCTAGCACAGGGAACTCAGAATTGTGTGAGTTTCTGATTGAGGAAGGAGCTGAGGTTGATGCTGTTGATAAATCTGGACAGACTCCTCTCATGAATGCAGTGATTTGCCATAACAAAGAG GTATCTCTCCTTCTAATAAGGCATGGAGCAGATGTAGATGTGGAAGACAAAGAAGGATACACTGTTCTTGGACGAGCTGCAGACGATTTTAGACCAATACTGATAGATGCTGCTAAAGCCATGCTTGAAGGATGA
- the LOC125418415 gene encoding nodulin-related protein 1, with protein MDLLKSLNKATSGGNDSENHAQGHHQQKQQSSNSELLSSAKLMAEAAKSSYGGESDKVDKAKVAAAGADLLDAASKYGKLEEKSFGKYVEKAEEYLHNYHNTHSSTTTGGGVPRHGHSDSAPQTGHTTHSAPSHEGGGGGGGHPDSGDGDSGNKYGEYFKAAEGFLKKH; from the coding sequence ATGGATCTTCTGAAATCTCTCAACAAAGCCACCAGTGGTGGAAATGACTCAGAGAACCATGCACAAGGCCACcaccaacaaaaacaacaatccAGCAACAGTGAGCTTCTCTCCAGCGCAAAGCTGATGGCGGAGGCTGCAAAATCCTCCTACGGTGGTGAGTCCGACAAGGTGGACAAAGCCAAGGTCGCCGCTGCCGGAGCAGACCTTCTAGATGCAGCGTCTAAGTACGGGAAGCTGGAGGAGAAAAGCTTCGGGAAATACGTGGAAAAGGCGGAGGAATATCTCCACAATTACCACAATACCCATTCCTCCACCACTACTGGCGGTGGTGTACCTAGACATGGCCACTCTGACTCGGCCCCACAAACTGGGCATACGACACACTCAGCTCCGTCGCAtgaaggtggtggtggtggtggtggtcatCCTGACAGTGGTGACGGTGATTCTGGGAATAAGTATGGGGAATACTTTAAGGCAGCAGAGGGTTTCTTGAAGAAACACTGA